A region of the Lysobacter sp. K5869 genome:
AACCTGCCGTTCGGCGGGTCGCCGACAGATGACCTGCGCGGCTTGCCATTTGCCGGGGATCGGGCAAGCCGACCCCGGTCCGGGGACCCCGTTCAGCGTCTCGCGGCCAGCCGGCGGGCCGGTTTTTCCCGCACCTGCCCGGCCACGAAATCGACGATTTCCACCGCCACGTCCACCCCGCTGGCCTCCTCGATGCCCTCCAGGCCGGGGGAGGCGTTGACCTCCAGCACCAGCGGGCCGCGGGCCGAGCGGATCAGGTCGACGCCGGCCACGCCCAGGCCCAGGACCTGGGCCGCGCGCACCGCGACGTCCTGCTCGGCGGCGCTGGCGCGCACGCCCTTGGCGGTGCCGCCGCGGTGCAGGTTGGAGCGGAAGTCGCCCTTCGGCGCCTGCCGCTTCATCGCCGCGACCACCTTGCCGCCGACCACGAAGCAGCGCAGGTCCGCGCCCTTGGCCTCGGCGACGAACTCCTGCACCAGGAAATTCGCGTACAGGCCGCGCAGCGCCTCGATCACGCCCTTCGACGCCGACAGCTTCTCGGTCAGCATCACCCCGGCGCCCTGGGTGCCCTCGTTGAGCTTGATCACGTGCGGCGGCGGGCCGAGCATCGACAGCAGGTCGGCGGTGTCGTCGGGGTTGTCGCCGAACACCGTCGCCGGCAGGCCGATGCCTTGCGCGGCCAGCAGCTGATGGCTGCGCAGCTTGTCGCGCGCGCGCAGGATCGCATCGGAGGTGTTGGGGCTGTAGCTGTCCATCAGCTCGAACTGGCGCAGCACCGCCGAGCCGTAACGGGTCACCGAGGCGCCGATGCGCGGGATCACCGCGTGGTAGCCGGCGAGCTCGCGGCCCTTGTAGTGCATCTGGAAGCCGTCGGAGGCGATGCGCATGTAGCAGCGCAGCGGGTCGAGCACGCGCACGCTGTGGCCGCGATGGCGCGAGGCCTCGACCAGCCGGCGCGTCGAATAGAGCTTGGTGTTGCGCGACAGGATCGCGAGCTTCATGGCGGGATCGGCTGAGAAGGTGGAAAGGGGATTCGGCTCAGATGGGGCGTGCGCGCGCGGCTTCAAGCGTCCGCGGACGGACGGCGTCAGGCCCGCGGCGGGCGCCGCCGCATGCGCCCGTGCAGGAACGAGCGGGCGGGGTCGACGGTGAACGCGTGCGCGACCGCGGTGCGGCCCAGCAGCATCGGAAAACGCATGCCGCGACGATCCGCCAGGTTTATGTCAATTTCGCGTTCGCTGCCGGCCAGACTCAGCACGGTGCGGATGAACACGCGACGGGTGCGGTGGCCGCCCGAGTCGGTGACCTCGCGTTCGTCGAACACCGGCGCGGTCGCCTCGACTTCGCCGGCGCCGACCGCGCCCGGGCTCAGGCGGAAGCCGACCCACGGCGCGCCGGCTTCGACGAAGCGCCACTGCGCGTCCACGTGCAAGGCCGAGCTGCGCGCGCCGGTGTCGATCTTGGCGCGCATCGCGGCGATGCCCAGTGCGGGCAGCGACGCGACTTCGCGCCAGCCCAGCAGGATGGGCGCGGCGAGCGGCGCGTCGGCGAGCGTCCGTTTCGGGATCGGGGAAGACATCGCACCTCCGGTGTGGCGAATGCTGAAAGGTTCGGGGGCGACAACGGTGCAACGAAAAACAGCGGCCTCGCGGCCGCCGTGGCGTTCGGCTCGCGGCGGGCGCGCAGCGTGCGGATCGCTTCGGTATCGAAGCGCCGAACGCAGCGCGGCGGTCCGCCGCGGGACCGGGCGCGCAGTCTAACCCGGCCGCCGCGCGAGCGTCGATGCGGCGCGGACGCGAATGATTTTTTTACATCGCCGTGCGGTTCGGGCCGCCGGCTTCGCTGTGCTCGTTTCTCTTAACTCTTTACTCGGCCGGAGCTTAGGAACGAGTCAAGAGGAACGAGTCGCGGCCGCGGGGTCAGTGCCGGCAGTTGCGCCGTTCCTCTTCCACTTCCTGGGCGACCGCTTCGGCGCCGAGCACGGCCAGGTCGCGGATGTTCTTGCGGGTTTCCTGGCAATCGCTGGGGCCGCCGCCGCCGAACAGGCGGCCGATCTGTTCGACGGTCGCGGCGATCGAGCGCGGCGGGCGCATACGGAAACGCTGCGCGCCCTGACCCGGCAGCGGCGGCGCGCGGCTGGCGAAGGGTTTGGCCGCGCGCGGGGCTTCGTCCCATGGCGTGCGTGGCGCGGGCGACGGCGACGGCGACGGCGACGGCGATGGCGATGGCGATGGCGATGGCGTCGAAGATTCGACGGAAGCGGGCGGAATGTCGACCGCAGTCAAAGCCGTGTCGGCCGTGGCGGAAGGCGCGATGCGCGGCGGCGGGCGGCGCGGCACCGGCACCGGCACCGGCACCGGCACCGGCACCGGCACCGGCGCGGAACGCGGCTCGCGCGCGACCGGTTCGGCCGGCGGCGCGGGCGCGGGCGGCGGCAACCAGATCAATACGAGATCGTCGCCGGCCGGCGGCGCACGCGGCGGCATCAACACCCGGCTCGCCAACCAGAACAAGGCCGCGTGCAGCGCCGCCACCACCGTCCAGGCCAGGATCGATTCCCATCGCGGCGCATCGTCGGCCGCCCGGCCGCGCGCGCGTCCCTGCCTCGGCGCCGCCAGCGCCCCGTGCTCCGCTTGCATCCGTTCCGTCCTTGCGCGTCGAGCGAACCGCGCGAGTGTGCGGCAGGCGCGGCGGCCCGCGGATGCCGAACGAACGCGCCGGTTGGTCGGCGTTCAAGCAAAGCGGCGTGCCGGCTTCGCGGTTCGATGCCGCGCGAGAGCAAACGAATGCCGCTGCATCGCGACGCGAGCGCGGCAACGATAACGCTGCGATAATGTCCGCCGCGGACTTGCGCCGATATCATGTCCGGCACCGCTCAAGGACCGACCCGCATGACCGCCACGGACCTCACCGATCTGCTGCTCGCCGCGCTCGGCCAACGCATCGACGACCCCGCCGCCATCGCTCTGGCGCAGGCGCTGGGCAACAAGCCGTTCAAGAGCGTCGCGCCGGGCAACACCGTCCATCTCGGCAGCCGCAAGCTCGGCATCGAAGTCGCCGCCACCGCGCAGATTTCCAATCGCGCCTATTTCCCGCCGCGCAAGCAAGGCCGCGTCTGGGCGACCTGGGTCTCGCACGCGTTCGTCTATCCGAACTATCGCGGCGCGTTGCCCGAAGGCTTCGATTGGTCGATGAACGACGCCGCGCTGTCGGCGCGCTTCCGCCGCCGCATCGAAGGCGGCCTGGAGGAAGTGCGCTACACCTTGCCGCCGCCGCGCGAAGGCCTGCGCGCCAAGGCCACTCTGGACGAAGACGAGGACCGCCCGCGGCATGTGTTGATCGGCGTCGCCGAGGAACAGGCGTACGCGACGCTCTATCCCGGCAGCGATCCCGCGCATTCGGTCGAAGACGGCTTCTTCGCCGCGTGGTGCGCCTTGAACGGCGTGCTGCGCGAAGACCGCCTCGACGCCGCCAGCCTCGCCGCGCTGCGCGAACGCCGCGACACGCCGCTGGCGTTCCTGTCCGGCGCGCTCGGCGGCCTGTTCTGGGAGAACGATGTGCAGCGCGAACACGCGCCGTTCTGCCACGCGTACGCCAATCGCTTGATGGAACCCAGCGACGCCTCGGCGCTGACCGACGCGCAGGCCACCTTCGGCGACGCCAACTATTGGCGCAAGGCCGGCGAGGCGATGACCCCGGACGACTGGGACCACTACGACCGGATCGCGCCGCGTTACGCGCAGCGTCTGGCGCAATGGCAACGCGGCGAAATCCGTTCGATGGTCGATCGGCCCGAACAAGACGCGCCGTAATCCGCGACCGCCGCCGCGCCGCGGCGCGGCTCAGGCAATCGGCTTGCCTTGCTGGTCCACGCCGTTGGGATAGCGCCGGCGCAGTTCGGCGATCATGTCGCGCTCGCTCAATCCGTCGGCCCAGTCCGGCCGCAGTTGGAAGTGCGGCGGATCCACCCGGCTCTTCCACAGCCCGCCCCACTCCAGCCCGAGTTCGCGCCCGAGCACGCCGATCGGCGCGTACGCATCGCCGTCGGTGACGTAAACGCTGCCGCGGAACAGACCGACATCGAAGGCCAGGCCGTAGTTGTGGTTGGACTGGCCGCCGCGAGCGTTGGTGACGGTCGCCGATGCGTCGACGACCTTGCCGGCGGCATCGCGGCCTTTGCGCCACAGTTCCTCTTGTTCCTCGAACGTGCGGGTGCCGCTGATGACGCGCACGGTCAGGCCGTGGTCCTTGCACTTGAACACCAGCGCGCGGGCATAGGGCCGCACGTGCGGCATCAAGGTAGCGATGTTCTTCTCGCTGCGCGCGTCGGCCAAGGCCTCCGGCGCCGGCGCGGCGTTGGTCTTGCCGAGGATCGCCGCTTCGATCGCGTTCCAGGTCTCCGGGCCGGGACGGCCGTCCTCGGTCACGTTGAGCGCTTTCTGGATGCCGCCGATCTGCAGCATGGTCGCCGACAATGCCGCGACCGGGGGACGGTACAGCTCGACCTCGACCGATTGGCCCTCCACCCGCATCGTGCCCGACCAGTCGCGGACCGCGCCGGCGGGCGGCGTCGCGCCCTTGAGCACCAAGGTCGGTTTCGGCGGGACCTTCTGCACTTGGAAGTCCATGACATTGTCGCCGGACTTCACCGTGGATCCGACGAATTTGTTGCGCGCGACTTCGATGTCGCGAATGCGCTCGGTGATGAAATCGAGCGAATTGCCGCCGCCGACCTTGATCTGGGTCATCTCAGTATCTCGGGCAAGGATTGAGCAGCAGACCCTTGGTCTGCATCGCCGCATACAGATCGCGCTGATACTTGGCCGGGCGGTTGGTCATCCCGATCGATATCGCGTCGCGGGTCGCG
Encoded here:
- a CDS encoding RimK/LysX family protein, which codes for MSSPIPKRTLADAPLAAPILLGWREVASLPALGIAAMRAKIDTGARSSALHVDAQWRFVEAGAPWVGFRLSPGAVGAGEVEATAPVFDEREVTDSGGHRTRRVFIRTVLSLAGSEREIDINLADRRGMRFPMLLGRTAVAHAFTVDPARSFLHGRMRRRPPRA
- a CDS encoding M15 family metallopeptidase, whose amino-acid sequence is MTQIKVGGGNSLDFITERIRDIEVARNKFVGSTVKSGDNVMDFQVQKVPPKPTLVLKGATPPAGAVRDWSGTMRVEGQSVEVELYRPPVAALSATMLQIGGIQKALNVTEDGRPGPETWNAIEAAILGKTNAAPAPEALADARSEKNIATLMPHVRPYARALVFKCKDHGLTVRVISGTRTFEEQEELWRKGRDAAGKVVDASATVTNARGGQSNHNYGLAFDVGLFRGSVYVTDGDAYAPIGVLGRELGLEWGGLWKSRVDPPHFQLRPDWADGLSERDMIAELRRRYPNGVDQQGKPIA
- the rimK gene encoding 30S ribosomal protein S6--L-glutamate ligase, whose protein sequence is MKLAILSRNTKLYSTRRLVEASRHRGHSVRVLDPLRCYMRIASDGFQMHYKGRELAGYHAVIPRIGASVTRYGSAVLRQFELMDSYSPNTSDAILRARDKLRSHQLLAAQGIGLPATVFGDNPDDTADLLSMLGPPPHVIKLNEGTQGAGVMLTEKLSASKGVIEALRGLYANFLVQEFVAEAKGADLRCFVVGGKVVAAMKRQAPKGDFRSNLHRGGTAKGVRASAAEQDVAVRAAQVLGLGVAGVDLIRSARGPLVLEVNASPGLEGIEEASGVDVAVEIVDFVAGQVREKPARRLAARR